One region of Vulgatibacter sp. genomic DNA includes:
- a CDS encoding AAA family ATPase, with translation MEELAVGRKAGLEGLLSTYLEAEIEAERKAERVLHARSVAELVAGGDAAWAEVLRCEGGEVDLKLAGPARVRDGDHLRVVPAGKGETLAELAKAAKGRMAKGPLRCRRREKEKLQLVGNLEVEAGERVLVLDPAPHLEPHEALVDAAGKMGRSSAVAALAGAHPKPFAPQWLPQAEVLSALATPRKGVHVVQGPPGSGKTWLIAELALRRQRKGQSVLVVAFTHRALQQVAEAMLAAKGRGDPAPLYRERFPEAVPRGCRHRADLPRGEGLRKNTLLVTAAKVAASWRREPPGGWDVVIVDEASQLALPSILAAVGLADEAIVVGDPQQLPPVARAEEAVDHPAADGLRWVAERAGAGYAIRETRRMNAPLAAFASRAFYGGRMEAVPAAAGGNADRFLPLAGWPFAAAVAPDAGAQLVLHGGTPEEEARLAAALLAALDGHLGGVDPHSGRALTYAVATPRRDHVARLQEAFFRDPALARRITAETVERLQGTTASVCLYATGEPLPTPTGPGRDLGWTLSARRLNVALTRGRYLALVLATKPWAERAASEANPDPVSRAAFGRLLAGAKVLGPVAGVPAPRAAAANPFTPANLARLTCNIPRGSVATFGTLARWAGDPGRAKDVFPLLLEAKRRGHEVYEHRVVKRDGSLHPVQAEKLRREGVDPAALRFVT, from the coding sequence GTGGAGGAGCTGGCAGTGGGGCGCAAGGCGGGACTCGAAGGGCTGTTGTCGACCTACCTCGAGGCCGAGATCGAGGCGGAGCGGAAGGCGGAGCGGGTGCTCCACGCCCGGTCGGTGGCGGAGCTCGTCGCAGGCGGCGACGCGGCCTGGGCCGAGGTGCTCCGCTGCGAAGGCGGTGAGGTCGACCTGAAGCTCGCGGGGCCCGCCCGGGTGCGGGACGGCGATCACCTCCGGGTGGTGCCCGCCGGCAAGGGGGAGACCCTGGCCGAGCTGGCGAAGGCGGCGAAGGGCCGGATGGCGAAGGGCCCCCTGCGCTGCAGGCGGCGGGAGAAGGAGAAGCTCCAGCTCGTCGGCAACCTCGAGGTGGAGGCAGGCGAGCGGGTGCTCGTCCTCGACCCCGCCCCGCACCTCGAGCCCCACGAGGCGCTGGTCGACGCCGCCGGCAAGATGGGCCGGAGCAGCGCGGTGGCGGCCCTCGCCGGGGCGCATCCGAAGCCCTTCGCCCCGCAGTGGCTCCCGCAGGCGGAGGTGCTCTCCGCGCTGGCCACGCCGCGCAAGGGCGTGCACGTGGTGCAGGGGCCGCCGGGCTCCGGCAAGACCTGGCTCATCGCCGAGCTCGCCCTGCGGCGGCAGCGCAAGGGGCAGTCGGTGCTGGTGGTGGCCTTCACCCACCGGGCGCTGCAGCAGGTGGCGGAGGCGATGCTCGCGGCGAAGGGCCGCGGCGATCCGGCGCCGCTCTACCGCGAGCGTTTCCCCGAGGCGGTGCCCCGCGGCTGCAGGCACCGGGCGGATCTGCCCCGGGGCGAGGGGCTCCGCAAGAACACGCTGCTCGTCACCGCCGCCAAGGTGGCGGCGAGCTGGCGCCGCGAGCCGCCCGGCGGGTGGGACGTGGTGATCGTTGACGAAGCCTCGCAGCTCGCGCTCCCCTCGATCCTCGCTGCGGTGGGGCTCGCCGACGAGGCGATCGTGGTGGGCGATCCGCAGCAGCTGCCGCCGGTGGCCCGTGCCGAGGAAGCGGTCGACCATCCGGCAGCGGACGGATTGCGCTGGGTCGCCGAACGTGCGGGGGCGGGCTACGCGATCCGCGAGACCCGCCGCATGAACGCACCGCTCGCGGCCTTCGCCTCCCGGGCCTTCTACGGCGGCAGGATGGAGGCGGTGCCAGCCGCTGCAGGTGGAAACGCCGATCGCTTCCTGCCGCTCGCAGGCTGGCCCTTCGCCGCAGCCGTGGCGCCGGATGCAGGGGCGCAGCTGGTCCTGCACGGCGGCACGCCGGAGGAGGAGGCCCGCCTCGCAGCGGCGCTGCTCGCGGCGCTCGATGGCCACCTCGGCGGCGTCGATCCCCACAGCGGCAGGGCGCTCACCTACGCGGTGGCCACGCCCCGGCGCGATCACGTCGCCCGCCTCCAGGAGGCCTTCTTCCGGGATCCGGCGCTGGCCCGGCGGATCACCGCCGAGACGGTGGAGCGGCTCCAGGGGACCACCGCCTCCGTCTGCCTCTACGCCACCGGCGAGCCTTTGCCCACGCCCACCGGGCCGGGCCGGGACCTCGGCTGGACCCTCTCGGCCCGGCGCCTCAACGTGGCCCTCACCCGCGGCCGCTACCTGGCGCTGGTGCTGGCGACGAAGCCGTGGGCGGAGCGGGCCGCCTCCGAGGCCAACCCCGATCCCGTCTCCCGGGCCGCCTTCGGCAGGCTCCTCGCAGGGGCGAAGGTCCTCGGGCCCGTGGCCGGCGTGCCGGCGCCGCGGGCAGCTGCGGCGAACCCCTTCACCCCGGCCAACCTCGCCCGCCTCACCTGCAACATCCCCAGAGGCTCGGTGGCCACCTTCGGGACCCTAGCCCGGTGGGCCGGGGATCCGGGCCGGGCGAAGGACGTCTTCCCCCTGCTCCTCGAGGCGAAGCGCCGCGGCCACGAGGTCTACGAGCACCGGGTGGTGAAGCGCGACGGCAGCCTGCACCCCGTGCAGGCGGAGAAGCTCCGCCGCGAGGGGGTCGATCCTGCGGCGCTGCGCTTCGTGACCTGA
- a CDS encoding RNA polymerase sigma factor, translated as MNATAIEALYRKYGPAVLRRARAILRDEQAARDVMQEVFIQAIQEGGAFRGDASPMTWIYRITTNLCLNRIRDEGRRAELLAENYVVDEEPVRPATAEQKVTLAAILRQVPDELREIAVYYYVDQMSHDEIAQLVKTSRRTVGNRLDEFRKVARAAAEPRLEVAS; from the coding sequence ATGAACGCTACCGCGATCGAAGCGCTCTATCGGAAATACGGCCCGGCGGTCCTGCGCCGCGCCCGGGCGATCCTGCGTGACGAGCAGGCCGCCCGCGACGTGATGCAGGAGGTCTTCATCCAGGCGATCCAGGAGGGTGGGGCTTTTCGGGGAGACGCGTCGCCGATGACGTGGATCTACCGGATCACCACCAACCTCTGTCTCAACCGGATCCGGGACGAAGGCCGCAGGGCCGAGCTCCTCGCCGAGAACTACGTCGTCGACGAGGAGCCGGTCCGTCCGGCCACCGCCGAGCAGAAGGTCACCCTCGCCGCGATCCTGCGGCAGGTGCCCGACGAGCTCCGCGAGATCGCGGTCTATTACTACGTGGACCAGATGAGCCACGACGAGATCGCCCAGCTGGTGAAGACCTCGCGTCGCACCGTGGGCAATCGACTCGATGAGTTCCGGAAGGTGGCTCGTGCTGCTGCAGAGCCCAGGTTGGAGGTGGCGTCGTGA
- a CDS encoding caspase domain-containing protein, with the protein MRLVVLLLLVFAALPASAARRFALVIGANAGEPNEVRLRYAESDAERMARILRDVGGFEASDVLLLTQVDAENVRRALIGLNARVRAERGEALLFVYYSGHGSADALHLAGSRFDMSELKELVSGSPAKQRVLVIDACRSGAITRIKGGHAAPGFQIAFDKASAAEGVAILTSSAAGEDSQESDEYGASIFTHYLASALLGAADHDGDGKVTLAEAFSYASERTLVASASTVAGPQHPTYRFDLGGRDDLVLTRPAHADRAVGLLTFPEAGSYLVSQGGQHGAVVAEVTTEARGARLALRPGSYFVTKRARDHLMQGEVRVKQATSTTLKLESLRRIDYAQVVRKGGTDRGAAWSTFAHGGVRGAIFDLGTSTYGGVGFRLDVPFLTVETRFGYGTSSTRSERLEIDTRELRLSMAGLRAFDFGLATVGVGVEAGIDRFDQRFHEAQTPDRGTWGADVGPVLALEVPLGGSFFLRGDGALLTYFLPGETPVSWRAGAGIGSFL; encoded by the coding sequence ATGAGACTCGTCGTCCTCCTGCTCCTCGTCTTCGCCGCGCTGCCCGCTTCGGCGGCGCGTCGCTTCGCCCTGGTGATCGGCGCCAACGCCGGCGAGCCCAACGAGGTCCGCCTCCGCTACGCCGAGTCCGACGCGGAGCGCATGGCCCGCATCCTCCGCGACGTCGGCGGCTTCGAGGCCTCCGACGTGCTCCTCCTCACCCAGGTGGACGCGGAGAACGTGCGGCGCGCGCTCATCGGCCTGAACGCCCGCGTCCGCGCCGAGCGCGGCGAGGCGCTCCTCTTCGTCTACTACTCGGGCCACGGCAGCGCCGATGCGCTCCACCTCGCCGGCAGCCGCTTCGACATGAGCGAGCTCAAGGAGCTCGTCTCGGGCTCACCGGCGAAGCAGCGGGTGCTGGTGATCGACGCCTGCCGCTCCGGCGCCATCACCCGGATCAAGGGCGGCCACGCTGCGCCCGGTTTCCAGATCGCCTTCGACAAGGCCTCCGCGGCGGAGGGTGTGGCGATCCTCACCTCGAGCGCCGCCGGTGAGGATTCGCAGGAGTCCGACGAGTACGGCGCCTCGATTTTCACCCACTACCTCGCCTCCGCGCTCCTCGGCGCCGCGGACCACGACGGCGACGGCAAGGTCACGCTGGCGGAGGCCTTCTCCTACGCCTCCGAGCGCACCCTGGTCGCCTCAGCCTCCACCGTGGCGGGGCCGCAGCACCCGACCTACCGCTTCGATCTCGGCGGGCGCGACGACCTGGTGCTCACCAGGCCCGCCCACGCCGACAGGGCGGTGGGGCTGCTCACTTTCCCGGAAGCAGGTTCCTACCTGGTGAGCCAGGGCGGGCAACACGGCGCCGTCGTCGCCGAGGTGACCACCGAGGCCCGCGGCGCCAGGCTCGCGCTGCGACCCGGCTCCTATTTCGTGACGAAACGCGCCCGCGACCACCTGATGCAGGGCGAGGTCCGGGTGAAGCAGGCGACCTCCACGACCCTGAAGCTCGAGAGCCTGCGCCGCATCGACTACGCGCAGGTGGTGCGCAAGGGCGGCACCGATCGCGGGGCGGCGTGGAGCACCTTCGCCCACGGCGGCGTGCGCGGCGCGATCTTCGATCTGGGCACGAGCACCTACGGCGGCGTGGGCTTCCGCCTCGACGTGCCCTTCCTCACCGTGGAGACGCGCTTCGGCTACGGCACCTCGAGCACGCGCAGCGAGCGGCTGGAGATCGACACCCGGGAGCTGCGCCTCTCGATGGCGGGCCTGCGCGCCTTCGACTTCGGCCTCGCCACCGTGGGCGTCGGCGTGGAGGCGGGGATCGATCGCTTCGACCAGCGCTTCCACGAGGCGCAGACGCCGGACCGCGGCACCTGGGGCGCCGACGTCGGGCCGGTGCTGGCGCTGGAGGTGCCGCTGGGCGGCTCCTTCTTCCTGCGCGGCGACGGCGCGCTCCTCACCTACTTCCTGCCCGGCGAGACGCCGGTGAGCTGGCGCGCCGGCGCCGGCATCGGGAGCTTCCTGTGA
- a CDS encoding CRTAC1 family protein produces MPNFRSPRFLPLVVCLLAACGGSDEEEKQDLCAGVVCGGGSTCQPDSGMCLCGEVLCDSVGTTCDPVAGACRPTLENRCTPGTSFVPGSASFREVGLERGLEGVLGTRISAADIDGDGFLDLSVRKVGLASDDFAEGGARATWLLRNKGDGSFEDVTRASGLVTPRQGGELGRPGEIVVFADVDNDGDLDAFTGISNGDPAALHPESTEILLNDGSGTFSLGPAENAVRREGEAAARSGAAFVDIDRDGIVDLWVGNGSSGGEPQQDQLYRGNGDGTFAEITEEMGLRTRPWSNATVLNEARGHSNAWSVAACDLNDDGRSELLAASYGRAPNHLWLAGEVAYTNHSIASGYAFDDRQDWTDNESARCWCQFHPSDPGCSGVPEPEKIACTTDQGLRWNHTYDRELFRLGGNSGTTVCADVNNDGKMDLLTTEIVHWDVGSSSDPSELLFGDGAAEVKFTRPGNEATGLLRDHTSRVDWNDGDMTAAVFDFDNDGRPDVYIGSSDYGGTRGLLFRQNEAGTFDLVTPADGIDSKASHGIAVGDFDRDGDLDVVVGHSRSRCDDQCYETANVRYFENLLGQDGNWIQLRLEGGEGTNRSAIGARVEVRAGDVVQTQEIGGGHGHYGIQHDLALHFGLADACEAEVTITWPDAARTQQRFTVQSGYRYHVAQGAQPQAE; encoded by the coding sequence ATGCCCAACTTCCGCTCCCCCCGGTTCCTGCCGCTGGTCGTGTGCCTTCTCGCTGCTTGCGGCGGCTCGGATGAAGAAGAGAAGCAGGACCTCTGCGCCGGCGTCGTCTGCGGCGGCGGCTCCACCTGCCAGCCGGACTCCGGCATGTGCCTCTGCGGCGAGGTGCTCTGCGACAGCGTCGGCACCACCTGCGACCCTGTGGCGGGCGCCTGCAGACCGACGCTGGAGAACCGCTGCACGCCCGGCACCTCCTTCGTCCCCGGCAGCGCCAGCTTCCGCGAGGTCGGCCTCGAGCGCGGCCTTGAAGGTGTTCTCGGCACGCGCATCTCCGCCGCCGACATCGACGGCGACGGCTTCCTCGATCTCTCGGTGCGCAAGGTGGGCCTCGCCTCCGACGACTTCGCCGAGGGCGGTGCCCGTGCCACGTGGCTGCTGCGCAACAAGGGCGACGGCAGCTTCGAGGACGTGACCCGGGCCTCGGGGCTGGTGACGCCGCGGCAGGGCGGCGAGCTGGGCAGGCCCGGCGAGATCGTCGTCTTCGCCGACGTGGACAACGACGGCGATCTCGACGCCTTCACCGGCATCTCCAACGGCGATCCCGCGGCGCTCCACCCAGAGAGCACCGAGATCCTGCTCAACGACGGCAGCGGCACCTTCTCCCTCGGCCCCGCCGAGAACGCGGTGCGCAGGGAGGGCGAGGCGGCAGCCCGCTCCGGGGCCGCCTTCGTCGACATCGATCGCGACGGCATCGTCGATCTCTGGGTGGGCAACGGCTCCTCCGGCGGCGAGCCGCAGCAGGACCAGCTCTACCGCGGCAACGGCGACGGCACCTTCGCCGAGATCACCGAAGAGATGGGGCTGCGCACCAGGCCCTGGAGCAACGCCACCGTGCTCAACGAGGCCCGCGGCCACAGCAACGCCTGGTCGGTGGCTGCCTGCGATTTGAACGACGACGGCAGGTCCGAGCTCCTTGCCGCCTCCTACGGCCGCGCCCCCAACCATCTCTGGCTCGCTGGCGAGGTGGCCTACACCAACCATTCGATCGCCTCGGGCTACGCCTTCGACGATCGGCAGGACTGGACCGACAATGAGTCGGCGCGCTGCTGGTGCCAGTTCCATCCCAGCGACCCGGGCTGCAGCGGCGTCCCCGAGCCCGAGAAGATCGCCTGCACCACCGACCAGGGGCTGCGCTGGAACCACACCTACGACCGCGAGCTCTTCCGCCTCGGCGGCAACTCCGGAACCACCGTCTGCGCCGACGTGAACAACGACGGCAAGATGGATCTGCTCACCACCGAGATCGTGCACTGGGACGTGGGCAGCTCGAGCGATCCGAGCGAGCTCCTCTTCGGCGACGGCGCCGCCGAGGTGAAGTTCACGCGCCCGGGCAACGAGGCCACCGGCCTCCTGCGTGATCACACGAGCCGCGTCGACTGGAACGACGGCGACATGACCGCCGCCGTCTTCGACTTCGACAACGACGGCCGCCCCGACGTCTACATCGGCTCGAGCGACTACGGCGGCACCCGCGGCCTGCTCTTCCGCCAGAACGAGGCCGGCACCTTCGACCTGGTGACGCCTGCCGACGGCATCGACAGCAAGGCGAGCCACGGCATCGCGGTGGGCGACTTCGACCGCGACGGCGACCTCGACGTGGTCGTCGGCCACTCCCGCAGCCGCTGCGACGATCAGTGCTACGAGACCGCCAACGTCCGCTACTTCGAAAACCTGCTCGGCCAGGACGGCAACTGGATCCAGCTCCGCCTCGAAGGCGGCGAGGGCACCAACCGCTCCGCCATCGGCGCCCGCGTCGAGGTCCGCGCCGGCGACGTCGTCCAGACCCAGGAGATCGGCGGCGGCCACGGCCACTACGGCATCCAGCACGACCTGGCCCTCCACTTCGGCCTCGCCGACGCCTGTGAGGCCGAGGTGACCATCACCTGGCCTGACGCGGCCCGCACCCAGCAGCGATTCACCGTGCAGAGCGGCTACCGCTACCACGTGGCGCAGGGCGCCCAGCCGCAGGCGGAGTAG
- a CDS encoding transposase gives MGSRHSRGKKGQLPLPLKKRFGHGGERKRAGRKRIAPLPQVKHRTRPQLGDDHPVLVTWRVLDHVWNMRSKRGFRRLLRAFRPAVERFGARITHFSVQGNHLHLIVEASGAPALSTAMQGLGVRIARGLNKLMGRAGKVFADRFHAHALGSPTEARNAIDYVLGNARIHAERQGRSTAPGPDRFAASHLQLADDAAWWRTFDDGSPPVTKPKSWLLEQGWRRAKPRRGVPAFAFPA, from the coding sequence ATGGGTTCCAGGCACAGCAGAGGAAAGAAGGGCCAGTTGCCGCTGCCGCTGAAGAAGCGCTTCGGTCACGGCGGCGAGCGAAAGCGGGCAGGGCGGAAGCGGATCGCGCCGCTGCCGCAGGTGAAGCACCGCACCCGCCCGCAGCTCGGCGACGACCATCCCGTGCTGGTCACCTGGCGGGTGCTCGACCACGTCTGGAACATGCGCAGCAAGCGCGGTTTCCGGCGCCTGCTGCGCGCCTTCCGCCCCGCCGTCGAGCGCTTCGGCGCGCGCATCACCCACTTCTCGGTGCAGGGCAACCACCTGCACCTCATCGTCGAGGCGAGCGGCGCGCCCGCCCTCTCCACCGCGATGCAGGGACTCGGCGTACGGATCGCCCGGGGCCTCAACAAGCTGATGGGCCGCGCCGGGAAGGTCTTCGCCGATCGTTTTCACGCGCATGCACTCGGCTCACCCACCGAGGCACGCAACGCCATCGACTACGTTCTGGGCAACGCACGCATCCATGCGGAGCGGCAGGGGCGCAGCACCGCCCCAGGCCCCGACCGATTCGCCGCGTCCCACTTGCAGCTGGCCGACGACGCCGCGTGGTGGCGGACCTTCGACGACGGCAGCCCGCCCGTCACCAAGCCGAAGAGCTGGCTCCTCGAGCAGGGCTGGCGCCGTGCGAAACCTCGCCGCGGCGTGCCGGCATTCGCGTTCCCGGCATAG
- a CDS encoding DUF2461 domain-containing protein — protein MFPADGVQLLKELTEKNDKRFFEANKARYENTVKLPMAAIVESLNAKLEGFAPAYVTPPKKAMPRIHRDTRFSADKSPYKTEAAAIFPCQGKEKQEAAGYFFRVTTTGADLLGGVYMPGPEQLARIRAAIAAKPAAFRKLIGGKKLQDLFGPMQGEKLVRVPKGFDADHPAAELLKHKQFYFATSLPLEVATSNELVPEVAARFKVLAPFVQWLDAALGNDAAAR, from the coding sequence ATGTTTCCCGCGGATGGCGTGCAGTTGCTCAAAGAGCTCACCGAGAAGAACGACAAGCGCTTCTTCGAGGCCAACAAGGCGCGGTACGAAAACACGGTGAAGCTGCCGATGGCGGCCATCGTGGAGTCGCTGAACGCCAAGCTGGAGGGGTTTGCGCCGGCGTACGTGACGCCGCCGAAGAAGGCCATGCCGCGCATCCACCGGGACACGCGCTTCAGCGCGGACAAGTCGCCGTACAAGACGGAGGCCGCTGCGATCTTCCCGTGCCAGGGGAAGGAGAAGCAGGAGGCGGCGGGCTACTTCTTCCGCGTGACGACGACCGGCGCAGATTTGCTCGGGGGCGTCTACATGCCCGGCCCCGAGCAACTCGCGCGGATCCGGGCAGCGATCGCTGCGAAGCCGGCGGCGTTCCGCAAGCTGATCGGGGGCAAGAAGCTGCAGGATCTCTTCGGGCCAATGCAGGGCGAGAAGCTCGTGCGGGTGCCGAAGGGCTTCGATGCCGACCACCCTGCGGCCGAGCTGCTCAAGCACAAGCAGTTCTACTTCGCCACGTCGCTGCCACTCGAGGTGGCGACGAGCAACGAGCTCGTGCCGGAAGTGGCCGCTCGGTTCAAGGTGCTGGCACCCTTCGTCCAGTGGCTCGACGCCGCCCTCGGCAACGACGCCGCTGCTCGATGA
- a CDS encoding NAD(P)/FAD-dependent oxidoreductase, with amino-acid sequence MASGEVIVVGAGVSGLCCALWLQEHGVRPLVLEASDGVGGRARTDEHEGFLLDRGFQVLLTAYPEVRRVLNYDALDLRAFYPGAKVHAEGEFFRVADPFRRPVGGLVTLLTPVGSLADKLRVGRLRLEVMRDSVEETLRAPDESTAWFLASRGFSPRMVERFFRPFFGGVFLEDELSTSARLFRFLYKMFGEGKIALPNRGMGQIPVQLARRLQDGGIRLGALVREVRDGGVVLESGEELRANAVVVATEAPVAGRLLGRQIPAAAHGTTCLYFSAPEPPEREPILLLEGEGRGPVNNVAVPSQVAPGYAPKGEALIAATVLGVPRAADAELEQAVRTQLTGWFGTAVRGWRHLRTYRIPYALPAQPPGALEPVEKPVHVRGRIFTCGDHRGTASLNGAMLAGRRAAEAVLQAIG; translated from the coding sequence ATGGCGAGCGGCGAGGTGATCGTGGTGGGCGCAGGGGTCTCGGGGCTCTGCTGCGCCCTCTGGCTCCAGGAGCACGGCGTGCGTCCGCTGGTGCTCGAGGCCTCGGACGGCGTCGGCGGGCGCGCGCGCACCGACGAGCACGAGGGCTTCCTCCTCGACCGCGGCTTCCAGGTGCTGCTCACCGCCTACCCCGAGGTGCGGCGGGTGCTCAACTACGATGCCCTCGATCTGCGCGCCTTCTACCCGGGCGCCAAGGTCCACGCCGAGGGCGAGTTCTTCCGCGTGGCCGATCCCTTTCGCCGGCCGGTGGGCGGGCTCGTCACCCTGCTCACGCCGGTGGGATCGCTGGCCGACAAGCTGCGTGTGGGCAGGCTCCGCCTCGAGGTGATGCGCGACTCGGTGGAGGAGACGCTGCGCGCGCCGGACGAGAGCACCGCGTGGTTCCTCGCCTCGCGCGGCTTCTCGCCGCGGATGGTGGAGCGCTTCTTCCGGCCCTTCTTCGGCGGCGTCTTCCTCGAGGACGAGCTCTCCACTTCCGCGCGCCTCTTCCGCTTCCTCTACAAGATGTTCGGCGAGGGGAAGATCGCCCTGCCCAACCGCGGCATGGGGCAGATCCCGGTGCAGCTCGCGCGGCGCCTCCAGGACGGCGGGATCCGCCTCGGCGCGCTGGTGCGCGAGGTGCGCGACGGCGGCGTGGTGCTGGAGAGCGGCGAGGAGCTGCGCGCGAATGCGGTGGTGGTAGCCACCGAGGCGCCGGTAGCAGGCCGGCTGCTGGGAAGGCAAATCCCTGCTGCGGCCCACGGCACCACCTGTCTCTATTTTTCCGCGCCGGAGCCGCCGGAGCGGGAGCCGATCCTGCTCCTCGAGGGCGAGGGCCGCGGGCCGGTGAACAACGTGGCGGTGCCGAGCCAGGTGGCGCCGGGCTACGCGCCGAAGGGCGAGGCGCTGATCGCGGCCACGGTGCTCGGCGTGCCGCGCGCGGCCGACGCCGAGCTGGAGCAAGCGGTGCGCACCCAGCTCACCGGCTGGTTCGGCACGGCGGTGCGCGGGTGGCGCCATCTGCGGACCTACCGCATCCCCTACGCCCTGCCCGCCCAGCCCCCGGGAGCGCTCGAGCCGGTGGAGAAGCCGGTGCACGTGCGCGGCCGCATCTTCACCTGCGGCGACCACCGCGGCACCGCCTCGCTCAACGGCGCCATGCTCGCCGGCAGGCGCGCGGCGGAGGCGGTGCTCCAGGCGATCGGCTGA
- a CDS encoding ChaN family lipoprotein, whose protein sequence is MRLLASLLLSALFLTACAGPGGTARKLEPAAELEPGTLLTPAGEALGPDQLAAAVADARYVLVGEGHDSACDHRVQAAIVRALSARAPVVGLEMVSTERQDVLDRFHAGEVTVEELDGALGWEKKWGVPFALYRPIFDEAAAAQLPVAALNVPAEVVRQVSREGESALPPEVPALLPPPPEQEEMLRTAYESHAHGAQPSEEGFARFLRVQSLWDTAMAGAAKTWSRRLDRPVVVLAGAGHVSHGWGIGHRLAQLDPGAGIVEVVPWRGAEAIDPAAGDFFFYCPREER, encoded by the coding sequence ATGCGCCTGCTCGCCTCTCTCCTCCTGTCCGCCCTCTTCCTCACCGCCTGTGCAGGTCCCGGCGGGACCGCGCGAAAGCTCGAACCCGCGGCGGAGCTGGAGCCGGGCACGCTCCTCACCCCTGCAGGCGAGGCCCTCGGGCCCGATCAACTCGCCGCAGCTGTAGCGGACGCACGCTACGTACTCGTGGGAGAGGGCCACGATTCCGCCTGCGACCACCGGGTGCAGGCAGCGATCGTGCGAGCGCTCTCTGCCCGCGCGCCGGTGGTGGGGCTCGAGATGGTCTCCACCGAGCGCCAGGACGTGCTCGACCGCTTCCACGCCGGCGAGGTAACGGTCGAAGAGCTCGACGGCGCCCTCGGCTGGGAAAAGAAGTGGGGCGTGCCCTTCGCCCTCTACCGGCCAATCTTCGACGAGGCCGCGGCGGCACAGCTGCCCGTCGCCGCCCTGAACGTGCCGGCGGAGGTGGTCCGCCAGGTGAGCCGCGAGGGAGAGAGCGCCCTGCCCCCCGAGGTGCCGGCGCTCCTGCCCCCGCCGCCCGAGCAGGAGGAGATGCTGCGCACCGCCTACGAATCCCACGCCCACGGCGCCCAGCCGTCCGAGGAGGGCTTCGCCCGCTTCCTCCGGGTGCAGTCGCTCTGGGATACGGCGATGGCCGGCGCGGCGAAGACGTGGAGCCGCAGGCTCGATCGCCCCGTGGTGGTGCTGGCGGGCGCCGGCCACGTGTCGCACGGATGGGGGATCGGCCACCGCCTCGCGCAGCTCGATCCCGGGGCGGGAATCGTCGAGGTCGTTCCCTGGCGCGGCGCCGAGGCGATCGATCCGGCCGCAGGTGATTTCTTCTTCTACTGCCCGCGCGAGGAGCGGTGA